In Candidatus Bathyarchaeota archaeon, a single genomic region encodes these proteins:
- a CDS encoding amidohydrolase, whose translation MTNCRVYGLDEADTVAVDEGKVYYVGRWTRFDRRFAVEKEIDLQGAMVLPGLVDSHVHLQSTALARMGLDLRGLRSIEELKELVEAKARSLGEGKWVIGRGWDQELFKEGRLPDRMDLDEVAPKNPVLLYRVCGHIAVANTLALRKAGLLETNKDGILREEEVGLVAKHIPKLKIEELAEAIYETLIEASRLGLTSLHCMSVSKSEFEALRILKSRIRNLPLRLFIYFEPNLIGYMEKARELEDEYLKVKGLKLLTDGSLGGWTAALTKPYEDKPSSKGVLLLSKDHLAGYMQMAESKGFQLAVHAIGDRAINLVLETASKLKFDRSLLRIEHVSLTPPETLKLLREYRPMVTVQPRFTVTDWWVDRRLGPRVRYVYMFKTLIAMGLKVAGGSDSPVEPLNPWLGLEAAVNRGLLAKHGLSEALTPDEALRIYTTGGDDVSLEMHHGPYEGLRADLIAVDGFNPGALSSANVLMTMVDGRIVYIDRSLGKA comes from the coding sequence TTGACGAATTGTCGGGTCTATGGTTTAGACGAAGCCGATACCGTGGCCGTCGATGAGGGAAAGGTCTACTACGTCGGCAGATGGACACGGTTTGACCGGAGATTTGCGGTGGAAAAGGAAATAGATCTTCAAGGCGCTATGGTGTTGCCGGGTCTCGTAGACTCTCATGTTCACCTTCAGTCCACAGCTCTTGCGAGGATGGGGTTAGACCTAAGGGGGTTACGGAGTATAGAGGAGCTTAAGGAGCTTGTAGAGGCTAAAGCCCGTAGCCTCGGTGAGGGTAAATGGGTCATAGGTAGAGGATGGGACCAGGAGCTTTTCAAGGAGGGTAGGCTTCCTGATAGGATGGACTTGGACGAGGTGGCTCCTAAGAACCCTGTCCTACTCTATAGGGTCTGCGGCCATATAGCGGTCGCAAATACGCTAGCCCTTAGAAAAGCGGGTCTACTGGAGACGAATAAAGACGGAATTCTAAGAGAAGAAGAGGTGGGCCTCGTCGCTAAGCATATACCGAAGCTGAAAATCGAGGAGCTTGCCGAAGCCATCTACGAGACGCTGATCGAGGCTTCACGCCTAGGCCTGACATCCCTACACTGTATGAGCGTCTCGAAGTCGGAGTTCGAAGCGTTACGCATACTCAAAAGCAGAATCAGAAATCTACCTCTAAGACTCTTCATATACTTCGAGCCAAACCTGATCGGCTATATGGAGAAGGCGCGTGAGTTAGAGGATGAATACCTAAAGGTTAAAGGTCTTAAACTTCTAACCGATGGAAGCCTTGGCGGTTGGACGGCGGCTTTAACCAAGCCCTATGAGGATAAGCCTTCTTCAAAAGGAGTTCTACTACTGTCCAAAGACCATTTAGCAGGTTATATGCAGATGGCAGAATCTAAGGGATTCCAGTTAGCCGTACATGCCATCGGCGACCGAGCCATAAACCTCGTTCTAGAAACGGCCTCTAAGCTTAAATTCGATAGAAGCCTGCTTCGGATAGAGCACGTCTCTCTTACACCCCCGGAGACCCTAAAGCTTCTAAGGGAATACCGGCCGATGGTAACGGTTCAACCACGTTTCACCGTTACCGATTGGTGGGTCGACAGACGTCTAGGTCCGAGAGTTAGATACGTCTACATGTTTAAAACCCTCATAGCTATGGGGCTTAAAGTTGCAGGCGGAAGCGATTCTCCCGTCGAGCCTTTGAATCCATGGCTTGGCTTAGAGGCCGCCGTAAACAGAGGGCTTCTGGCGAAACATGGGCTTAGCGAGGCCCTAACCCCTGATGAAGCCTTGAGGATATACACGACGGGGGGAGATGATGTATCCCTAGAGATGCATCACGGTCCATATGAAGGTCTCAGAGCCGATTTGATAGCTGTAGACGGTTTCAATCCTGGAGCCTTAAGTTCTGCAAACGTCCTCATGACTATGGTTGATGGCAGAATTGTCTACATAGATCGATCTCTTGGAAAAGCTTAA
- a CDS encoding phosphopantetheine adenylyltransferase, with protein MRRFKLVAVGGTFDVIHKGHRRLLEKAFEIGERVVIGLTTDTFVDEMEKPHRVRPYSERLRMLEKFLEEMGVSCRARVEPLNDPYGPASTDPDIEAIVVSDETYPRAIEINRIREIRGLKPLKVVRIPMVMAENGKPISTTRIRLGEIDENGRCLKNR; from the coding sequence ATGCGTAGATTCAAGCTCGTCGCGGTGGGTGGAACCTTCGACGTTATCCATAAAGGCCATAGGAGGCTTCTCGAGAAAGCCTTCGAAATCGGGGAACGTGTCGTCATAGGTCTCACGACAGATACGTTCGTAGATGAGATGGAGAAGCCGCATAGGGTTAGGCCCTATTCAGAGAGGCTTAGAATGCTTGAGAAGTTTCTAGAGGAGATGGGTGTCTCCTGTAGGGCTAGGGTTGAGCCTCTAAACGACCCCTATGGCCCGGCGTCGACGGACCCGGACATAGAGGCCATAGTCGTAAGCGACGAAACATACCCGAGAGCCATCGAGATCAACAGAATCAGGGAAATCAGAGGCCTTAAACCCCTAAAGGTCGTGAGGATTCCCATGGTCATGGCGGAAAACGGTAAACCGATCTCAACTACCAGAATCAGACTAGGCGAGATAGACGAGAACGGCAGATGTCTCAAAAACAGATAA
- a CDS encoding geranylgeranyl reductase family protein, with the protein MEHSFDLVVVGAGPGGCLAAKTAAKGGLKVCLIEAKPAEYVGLKACGDAVGKHHFDNIGLRYPKGSELCWELRGVKIVSPDGEVVFNVEGAGAKAFLLDRKEFGKRLVKEALDAGAELMDETTAIEPIVEDDRIIAVRVTGKRFRGTIRGRVFVDASGVSAVLRRKAPETPGFERTVDKRDLELAYRELRILEEGLEDVDYGYIYLTQRYAPGGYFWLFPKGVRTVNTGLGVQAVEGNPNPRISFTRFIDDRLPYIARAKVLDGRGAYVPTRRPLDNMVSNGLLVVGDAACQVNPIHGGGIGPAMTAGKLAGETVLEALEKGDVSYKGLWSYNVKHMRGYGSKQASLDVFRMLLQSLSDEDLNYGMSRGLISEEEVLKASMQGEVKLTITEKVLQFLRSIGRLSLIVKLKETAALMKLVKNHYQVFPEDPDEYPGWLRETRRLFDEARKIVGLRKA; encoded by the coding sequence ATGGAACACTCCTTCGACCTCGTAGTAGTCGGAGCCGGCCCGGGAGGCTGCTTAGCGGCTAAGACAGCCGCGAAAGGTGGTTTGAAGGTCTGTCTCATAGAGGCTAAACCGGCCGAGTATGTGGGGCTCAAAGCCTGCGGAGACGCCGTAGGTAAACACCACTTCGACAATATAGGCTTGAGATATCCTAAAGGCTCCGAACTATGCTGGGAGCTTAGAGGAGTTAAAATCGTTTCCCCCGACGGTGAAGTGGTTTTCAACGTCGAAGGAGCAGGCGCTAAAGCCTTTCTACTCGATAGAAAGGAGTTCGGTAAGAGGCTCGTGAAAGAGGCTTTAGACGCAGGGGCGGAGCTCATGGATGAGACTACAGCCATAGAACCCATCGTCGAAGACGACCGTATAATAGCCGTCAGGGTAACCGGCAAGAGGTTTAGAGGAACCATAAGGGGCCGGGTTTTCGTAGATGCCTCAGGTGTATCCGCCGTTTTGAGAAGGAAGGCGCCTGAGACACCTGGGTTTGAAAGAACGGTAGATAAAAGGGACCTTGAACTCGCCTATAGGGAGCTTAGGATACTTGAAGAGGGGCTTGAAGACGTCGACTATGGATATATCTATTTAACCCAGAGATACGCCCCTGGAGGGTATTTCTGGCTATTCCCTAAAGGAGTCAGAACTGTGAACACAGGTCTGGGTGTCCAAGCCGTCGAAGGAAATCCAAACCCCAGGATATCGTTTACCAGATTCATCGACGACAGGCTTCCCTATATCGCTAGAGCTAAGGTTTTAGACGGGAGAGGAGCCTACGTCCCGACTAGGAGACCACTGGATAATATGGTCTCTAACGGTCTTCTAGTGGTTGGAGATGCAGCTTGTCAAGTTAACCCCATACACGGCGGGGGAATAGGGCCGGCGATGACTGCGGGGAAGCTGGCCGGTGAAACGGTGTTAGAGGCCCTGGAAAAGGGTGACGTAAGCTATAAGGGGCTTTGGAGTTACAATGTCAAGCATATGCGTGGGTACGGTTCTAAACAAGCGTCCTTAGACGTCTTCCGCATGCTTCTTCAAAGCCTATCAGATGAAGATTTAAACTACGGTATGAGCCGTGGTTTGATATCGGAAGAGGAAGTCCTTAAGGCGAGTATGCAGGGCGAGGTGAAGCTTACGATCACCGAGAAGGTGCTGCAGTTTCTACGCTCGATCGGTAGGCTAAGTCTGATAGTGAAGCTTAAAGAAACCGCCGCGCTCATGAAGCTTGTTAAGAATCACTACCAGGTCTTCCCCGAAGATCCAGACGAATACCCAGGTTGGCTTAGAGAAACCAGAAGGCTCTTCGACGAGGCTAGGAAGATAGTAGGTTTGAGAAAAGCTTAA